From the genome of Muricauda sp. SCSIO 64092, one region includes:
- a CDS encoding DUF4197 domain-containing protein yields the protein MKPFKITFGLILSFIVSSCAELQQVVNQLPSGTVTETEIIAGLKQALEFGVGEGVDLLHREDGYFRDEVVKILLPQELKKVDEGLRKIGLASLADEGLKVLNRAAEDAVMEAKPIFINAIKDFTFDDAKRILTSQNDLEATLYLQQKTVGQLQQAFSPKVEASLGKVGADRIWAEIIGKYNTIPLVKPVNPNLTEYVTQEAINGLFIKVGDKEKEIRNSVGARTTALLQKVFALQ from the coding sequence ATGAAGCCATTTAAAATCACGTTTGGATTGATTCTCTCGTTCATAGTAAGCTCGTGTGCAGAGCTGCAACAGGTGGTGAACCAATTGCCCTCCGGAACGGTAACGGAAACGGAAATCATTGCTGGGCTTAAACAGGCCCTGGAGTTTGGAGTAGGGGAAGGAGTGGACCTTTTGCATAGGGAAGATGGTTATTTTAGGGACGAGGTAGTAAAAATTCTATTGCCCCAAGAGCTCAAAAAAGTAGATGAGGGCTTACGAAAGATTGGATTGGCCTCCCTCGCGGATGAAGGTTTAAAAGTATTGAACCGTGCAGCAGAAGATGCCGTTATGGAAGCCAAACCCATTTTTATCAATGCCATTAAGGATTTTACCTTTGATGATGCCAAGCGTATATTGACCTCCCAAAATGATTTGGAAGCTACACTTTACCTGCAACAAAAGACCGTAGGACAACTACAACAAGCGTTTTCCCCTAAAGTAGAAGCTTCCCTCGGCAAAGTAGGTGCGGATAGGATTTGGGCGGAAATCATAGGTAAATACAACACTATCCCCCTGGTAAAGCCCGTAAATCCCAACCTGACCGAATACGTTACCCAAGAAGCCATTAATGGACTTTTTATAAAAGTTGGGGATAAGGAAAAGGAGATTCGAAATTCGGTGGGAGCCCGCACCACGGCATTGTTACAAAAGGTATTTGCACTGCAATAA
- a CDS encoding NADP-dependent glyceraldehyde-3-phosphate dehydrogenase has translation MNALPIIPEEFQIKEQIHQRHYLIDGELKPWRGETSEVISTISSTKAYKHTVLGSIPTLGEKEAMEALDSAVAAWNRGQGVWPTMKVKDRIKCMETFVQKMETKRDEVVKLLMWEIGKNKPDSYKEFDRTVEYIYDTIEEYKKLDRSCAKFEKHDGVYAHIRRGPLGVVLCLGPYNYPLNETFALLIPAIIMGNTAIFKPAKHGVLLITPLLEAFHSSFPKGVVNILFGRGRTVAAPIMKTGKVDVLALIGNSKSANALQDQHPKSNRLRLVLGLEAKNPAIVLPDADLDLTVKEVIAGTTSFNGQRCTALKVVYVHEDIKEKFLKKYADAMDALTYGNPWDEGAMLTPLPEPGKPEYIQELLDDALAKGASIINKKGGGRTDNYIWPAILYPVTKDMQVYQEEQFGPIVPVVSFSDISQPLDDMAESNYGQQVSLFGKDVYSLSPLIDTLANLVCRVNLNSSCQRGPDVYPFTGRKDSAQSTLSVHDALRSFSIRTFVAFKDNELNNETIEQLLDAKVSNFLSTDYIL, from the coding sequence ATGAATGCTTTGCCTATCATACCTGAAGAATTTCAAATCAAAGAGCAAATCCACCAACGCCATTATTTGATCGATGGGGAATTAAAACCCTGGCGTGGGGAAACCAGTGAGGTGATTTCCACCATATCATCCACCAAGGCTTACAAGCACACGGTTTTGGGCAGTATCCCCACCTTGGGTGAAAAAGAGGCCATGGAAGCTTTGGATTCCGCAGTGGCTGCATGGAACCGTGGACAGGGGGTCTGGCCGACCATGAAGGTCAAAGATCGTATTAAATGTATGGAGACCTTCGTACAGAAGATGGAAACCAAAAGGGATGAGGTGGTAAAACTCCTGATGTGGGAAATAGGGAAGAACAAACCCGACTCCTACAAAGAGTTTGACCGTACCGTTGAATATATTTACGATACCATTGAGGAATACAAAAAATTGGACAGGAGTTGTGCGAAGTTCGAAAAGCATGACGGGGTTTATGCCCATATCCGTCGCGGCCCCTTGGGGGTGGTACTTTGTCTGGGCCCCTACAATTATCCTTTAAATGAAACATTCGCATTGCTGATCCCCGCCATTATTATGGGGAATACGGCTATTTTTAAGCCGGCCAAGCACGGCGTCTTATTGATTACCCCACTTTTGGAAGCTTTCCATTCCTCTTTTCCGAAAGGGGTCGTGAATATTCTCTTTGGACGGGGCAGAACGGTTGCGGCACCCATTATGAAGACTGGCAAAGTAGATGTGCTCGCTTTGATAGGTAATAGCAAGTCCGCAAATGCATTACAGGACCAACATCCCAAAAGTAACAGACTTCGTTTGGTTTTGGGACTGGAAGCCAAAAATCCTGCAATTGTCCTGCCCGATGCGGACTTGGATTTGACCGTTAAAGAGGTCATAGCGGGAACAACGTCCTTTAATGGCCAACGTTGCACCGCGCTAAAAGTGGTGTATGTGCATGAGGACATCAAGGAAAAGTTCCTGAAAAAATATGCGGATGCCATGGATGCCCTGACCTATGGAAATCCTTGGGATGAAGGAGCCATGCTTACCCCACTGCCAGAACCCGGAAAACCGGAGTACATCCAGGAATTATTGGATGATGCCCTGGCAAAGGGAGCCAGCATTATAAACAAAAAAGGGGGAGGGCGAACGGACAATTACATCTGGCCCGCCATTCTCTATCCGGTTACCAAGGATATGCAGGTGTATCAGGAAGAGCAATTTGGTCCTATCGTTCCGGTAGTTTCCTTTAGCGATATTAGCCAACCTTTGGATGATATGGCAGAAAGCAATTACGGACAGCAAGTAAGTCTGTTTGGAAAGGACGTCTATTCCCTGTCACCATTAATTGATACTTTGGCAAATTTGGTATGTCGGGTAAACTTGAACAGTTCCTGTCAACGCGGTCCGGATGTGTATCCATTTACGGGTAGAAAGGATTCGGCACAGTCCACCCTAAGTGTCCATGACGCGTTGCGTTCATTCAGTATCCGGACCTTTGTAGCCTTTAAGGACAACGAATTGAACAATGAGACCATTGAGCAGTTATTGGATGCTAAAGTGAGCAACTTTTTAAGTACGGATTATATTTTATAG